From Scatophagus argus isolate fScaArg1 chromosome 2, fScaArg1.pri, whole genome shotgun sequence, a single genomic window includes:
- the tpcn3 gene encoding two pore segment channel 3 isoform X1: MNDNNPAECAGTGKADPDGGSPAKSREDLDLASIYVSDAQYNRNIYFDTSPHAVRLYLRYNHWLPQVLLYVFILVDLSLALFEEPAVVPLPTWATMLVELLCLLVFAVRLVHYAKVIPRDKFWKDPKNICIIVILTLTLVDMIIYGALKASNCYAVRWSRVLRPLLLVNVTEGRQLRRAFRSIRNALPQIFYVFLLFMFSLLIFSLMALKLLGKRGLKTIDGSPYFTDYLDIVFDLYVLVTTANSPDVMMPAYNASFVFAIFFILYILINTYIFMSVFLAVVYNNYKKYLKEEVRQLVRAKRHKMVRAFAVLQERRQEGGDPVVSQATWNQLVRLVQPDISNAHRELLWSVSDDTNQGCIGKMAFVQLADLLNIEVITLKSRPHPLHSVCPTLYQSAPSRLLCRMVQHRAFVIAYDLIILVNAVFIGLDEENPMIANSEWVFLALYLLEILLKLYVFEPRAFFSKHSFWNCLSTSQILSTRFDTIIVVSALIATIINSATKSSGGYTSRQILDIVFILRVLRLIRVVDSIKRFRTIINTLIRIGPAILTFGQLIVVVYYIFAMVGMELFKGKVKFYEEDSTDPEKKYCGNPLLKGTDFAQLNYCKNNFNNVVSSFVLLVELTVVNQWHVLSSGFATVTHVSARIFFVLFHIMVVIVIINIFVAFVLEAFFVEYSVDKSDLQTSLERKIEELELAVAQEKLEDNLVNAMETMDSDQGTSQSANNKPALMFKIASKRYRTVDALLQRMFEADLDPEDFAENDDPEAQTNGSFANPTFSSV, translated from the exons actgtATCTGCGCTACAACCACTGGCTCCCTCAGGTCCTCCTCTACGTCTTCATCCTGGTCGATCTGTCTCTGGCCCTCTTCGAGGAGCCGGCAGTCGTCCCTCTGCCTACGTGG GCCACCATGCTGGTGGAGCTGCTCTGTCTGCTCGTCTTCGCCGTTCGACTCGTTCACTACGCCAAAGTGATCCCTCGAGACAAGTTCTGGAAGGATCCCAAAAACATCTGCATCATCGTCATCCTCACG CTCACTCTGGTCGATATGATCATCTACGGAGCGCTGAAGGCTTCAAACTGTTACGCTGTCCGCTGGTCCAGAGTCCTGCGCCCGCTGCTGCTGGTCAACGTCACAGAGGGACGGCAG ctccGCAGAGCGTTCAGAAGCATCCGGAACGCTCTGCCTCAGATCTTCTACGTCTTCCTGCTCTTCATGTTCAGcctcctcatcttctccctCATGGCCCTCAAACTGCTGGGCAAACG AGGCCTGAAGACGATCGATGGATCTCCGTACTTCACCGACTACCTGGATATCGTCTTCGACCTGTACGTCCTCGTCACCACGGCCAACAGCCCCGACGTCAT GATGCCAGCGTACAACGCCAGCTTCGTCTTCGccatcttcttcatcttgtACATCCTCATCAACACGTACATCTTCATGTCCGTCTTCCTGGCCGTCGTCTACAACAACTACAAGAAGTACCTGAAG GAGGAGGTACGGCAGCTGGTGAGGGCCAAACGCCACAAGATGGTGCGAGCGTTCGCCGTGCTGCAGGAGCGGAGGCAGGAGGGCGGGGACCCCGTGGTGAGCCAGGCTACCTGGAACCAACTGGTCCGACTGGTGCAGCCCGACATCAGCAACGcccacagagagctgctgtggaGCGTCTCCGATGACACGAACCAGGGCTGCATCg GTAAGATGGCGTTCGTCCAGCTCGCCGACCTCCTGAACATCGAAGTCATCACACTCAAGTCGAGACCACACCCGCTCCACAGCGTCTGCCCCACCCTCTACCAGTCGGCCCCCAGCCGCCTGCTCTGCCGAATGGTCCAACACAG GGCCTTCGTGATCGCGTACGACCTGATCATCCTGGTGAACGCAGTGTTCATCGGTCTGGACGAGGAGAATCCCATGATCGCCAACTCCGAGTGGGTTTTTCTGGCTCTCTACCTGCTGGAGATCCTGCTGAAGCTTTACGTGTTTGAGCCCAGAGCGTTTTTCTCCAAACACAGCTTCTGGAACTG CTTGTCCACGTCCCAGATTCTGAGTACGAG gttcGACACCATCATCGTCGTCTCCGCTCTCATCGCCACCATCATCAACTCCGCCACGAAGTCGT CGGGTGGTTACACCAGCCGGCAGATCCTGGACATCGTCTTCATCCTGCGAGTCCTCAGACTGATCCGGGTGGTGGACAGCATTAAAAG GTTTCGTACGATCATCAACACCCTGATCAGGATTGGACCAGCGATCCTCACGTTTGGACAGCTCATCGTT GTGGTTTACTACATCTTTGCCATGGTGGGGATGGAGCTGTTCAAAGGGAAGGTGAAGTTCTACGAGGAGGACTCCACTGACCCGGAGAAGAAGTACTGTGGAAACCCTCTGCTGAAGGGAACGGACTTCGCGCAGCTCAACTACTGCAAGAACAACTTCAACAACGTGGTGTCGTCCTTCGTCCTGCTGGTGGAGCTCACCGTGGTCAACCAGTGGCACG TGCTGAGCAGCGGCTTCGCCACCGTCACCCACGTGTCAGCCAGGATCTTCTTCGTGCTCTTCCACATCATGgtcgtcatcgtcatcatcaa tatCTTCGTGGCGTTCGTCCTCGAGGCGTTCTTCGTGGAGTACTCTGTGGATAAGAGCGACCTGCAGACGTCTCTGGAGAGGAAGATCGAGGAGCTGGAGCTGGCTGTGGCCCA GGAAAAGTTGGAGGACAACTTGGTGAACGCCATGGAAACCATGGACAGTGACCAGGGAACCAGCCAATCAGCAAACAATAAACCTGCCCTGATGTTTAAAATCGCTTCAAAAA ggTATCGGACGGTGGACGCTCTGCTGCAGCGGATGTTCGAGGCCGACCTCGACCCCGAAGACTTCGCCGAGAACGACGATCCTGAAGCTCAGACCAACGGGAGCTTTGCCAACCCGACGTTCAGCTCTGTGTAG
- the tpcn3 gene encoding two pore segment channel 3 isoform X2 yields the protein MNDNNPAECAGTGKADPDGGSPAKSREDLDLASIYVSDAQYNRNIYFDTSPHAVRLYLRYNHWLPQVLLYVFILVDLSLALFEEPAVVPLPTWATMLVELLCLLVFAVRLVHYAKVIPRDKFWKDPKNICIIVILTLTLVDMIIYGALKASNCYAVRWSRVLRPLLLVNVTEGRQLRRAFRSIRNALPQIFYVFLLFMFSLLIFSLMALKLLGKRGLKTIDGSPYFTDYLDIVFDLYVLVTTANSPDVMMPAYNASFVFAIFFILYILINTYIFMSVFLAVVYNNYKKYLKEEVRQLVRAKRHKMVRAFAVLQERRQEGGDPVVSQATWNQLVRLVQPDISNAHRELLWSVSDDTNQGCIGKMAFVQLADLLNIEVITLKSRPHPLHSVCPTLYQSAPSRLLCRMVQHRAFVIAYDLIILVNAVFIGLDEENPMIANSEWVFLALYLLEILLKLYVFEPRAFFSKHSFWNWFDTIIVVSALIATIINSATKSSGGYTSRQILDIVFILRVLRLIRVVDSIKRFRTIINTLIRIGPAILTFGQLIVVVYYIFAMVGMELFKGKVKFYEEDSTDPEKKYCGNPLLKGTDFAQLNYCKNNFNNVVSSFVLLVELTVVNQWHVLSSGFATVTHVSARIFFVLFHIMVVIVIINIFVAFVLEAFFVEYSVDKSDLQTSLERKIEELELAVAQEKLEDNLVNAMETMDSDQGTSQSANNKPALMFKIASKRYRTVDALLQRMFEADLDPEDFAENDDPEAQTNGSFANPTFSSV from the exons actgtATCTGCGCTACAACCACTGGCTCCCTCAGGTCCTCCTCTACGTCTTCATCCTGGTCGATCTGTCTCTGGCCCTCTTCGAGGAGCCGGCAGTCGTCCCTCTGCCTACGTGG GCCACCATGCTGGTGGAGCTGCTCTGTCTGCTCGTCTTCGCCGTTCGACTCGTTCACTACGCCAAAGTGATCCCTCGAGACAAGTTCTGGAAGGATCCCAAAAACATCTGCATCATCGTCATCCTCACG CTCACTCTGGTCGATATGATCATCTACGGAGCGCTGAAGGCTTCAAACTGTTACGCTGTCCGCTGGTCCAGAGTCCTGCGCCCGCTGCTGCTGGTCAACGTCACAGAGGGACGGCAG ctccGCAGAGCGTTCAGAAGCATCCGGAACGCTCTGCCTCAGATCTTCTACGTCTTCCTGCTCTTCATGTTCAGcctcctcatcttctccctCATGGCCCTCAAACTGCTGGGCAAACG AGGCCTGAAGACGATCGATGGATCTCCGTACTTCACCGACTACCTGGATATCGTCTTCGACCTGTACGTCCTCGTCACCACGGCCAACAGCCCCGACGTCAT GATGCCAGCGTACAACGCCAGCTTCGTCTTCGccatcttcttcatcttgtACATCCTCATCAACACGTACATCTTCATGTCCGTCTTCCTGGCCGTCGTCTACAACAACTACAAGAAGTACCTGAAG GAGGAGGTACGGCAGCTGGTGAGGGCCAAACGCCACAAGATGGTGCGAGCGTTCGCCGTGCTGCAGGAGCGGAGGCAGGAGGGCGGGGACCCCGTGGTGAGCCAGGCTACCTGGAACCAACTGGTCCGACTGGTGCAGCCCGACATCAGCAACGcccacagagagctgctgtggaGCGTCTCCGATGACACGAACCAGGGCTGCATCg GTAAGATGGCGTTCGTCCAGCTCGCCGACCTCCTGAACATCGAAGTCATCACACTCAAGTCGAGACCACACCCGCTCCACAGCGTCTGCCCCACCCTCTACCAGTCGGCCCCCAGCCGCCTGCTCTGCCGAATGGTCCAACACAG GGCCTTCGTGATCGCGTACGACCTGATCATCCTGGTGAACGCAGTGTTCATCGGTCTGGACGAGGAGAATCCCATGATCGCCAACTCCGAGTGGGTTTTTCTGGCTCTCTACCTGCTGGAGATCCTGCTGAAGCTTTACGTGTTTGAGCCCAGAGCGTTTTTCTCCAAACACAGCTTCTGGAACTG gttcGACACCATCATCGTCGTCTCCGCTCTCATCGCCACCATCATCAACTCCGCCACGAAGTCGT CGGGTGGTTACACCAGCCGGCAGATCCTGGACATCGTCTTCATCCTGCGAGTCCTCAGACTGATCCGGGTGGTGGACAGCATTAAAAG GTTTCGTACGATCATCAACACCCTGATCAGGATTGGACCAGCGATCCTCACGTTTGGACAGCTCATCGTT GTGGTTTACTACATCTTTGCCATGGTGGGGATGGAGCTGTTCAAAGGGAAGGTGAAGTTCTACGAGGAGGACTCCACTGACCCGGAGAAGAAGTACTGTGGAAACCCTCTGCTGAAGGGAACGGACTTCGCGCAGCTCAACTACTGCAAGAACAACTTCAACAACGTGGTGTCGTCCTTCGTCCTGCTGGTGGAGCTCACCGTGGTCAACCAGTGGCACG TGCTGAGCAGCGGCTTCGCCACCGTCACCCACGTGTCAGCCAGGATCTTCTTCGTGCTCTTCCACATCATGgtcgtcatcgtcatcatcaa tatCTTCGTGGCGTTCGTCCTCGAGGCGTTCTTCGTGGAGTACTCTGTGGATAAGAGCGACCTGCAGACGTCTCTGGAGAGGAAGATCGAGGAGCTGGAGCTGGCTGTGGCCCA GGAAAAGTTGGAGGACAACTTGGTGAACGCCATGGAAACCATGGACAGTGACCAGGGAACCAGCCAATCAGCAAACAATAAACCTGCCCTGATGTTTAAAATCGCTTCAAAAA ggTATCGGACGGTGGACGCTCTGCTGCAGCGGATGTTCGAGGCCGACCTCGACCCCGAAGACTTCGCCGAGAACGACGATCCTGAAGCTCAGACCAACGGGAGCTTTGCCAACCCGACGTTCAGCTCTGTGTAG
- the tpcn3 gene encoding two pore segment channel 3 isoform X4 codes for MNDNNPAECAGTGKADPDGGSPAKSREDLDLASIYVSDAQYNRNIYFDTSPHAVRGLKTIDGSPYFTDYLDIVFDLYVLVTTANSPDVMMPAYNASFVFAIFFILYILINTYIFMSVFLAVVYNNYKKYLKEEVRQLVRAKRHKMVRAFAVLQERRQEGGDPVVSQATWNQLVRLVQPDISNAHRELLWSVSDDTNQGCIGKMAFVQLADLLNIEVITLKSRPHPLHSVCPTLYQSAPSRLLCRMVQHRAFVIAYDLIILVNAVFIGLDEENPMIANSEWVFLALYLLEILLKLYVFEPRAFFSKHSFWNCLSTSQILSTRFDTIIVVSALIATIINSATKSSGGYTSRQILDIVFILRVLRLIRVVDSIKRFRTIINTLIRIGPAILTFGQLIVVVYYIFAMVGMELFKGKVKFYEEDSTDPEKKYCGNPLLKGTDFAQLNYCKNNFNNVVSSFVLLVELTVVNQWHVLSSGFATVTHVSARIFFVLFHIMVVIVIINIFVAFVLEAFFVEYSVDKSDLQTSLERKIEELELAVAQEKLEDNLVNAMETMDSDQGTSQSANNKPALMFKIASKRYRTVDALLQRMFEADLDPEDFAENDDPEAQTNGSFANPTFSSV; via the exons AGGCCTGAAGACGATCGATGGATCTCCGTACTTCACCGACTACCTGGATATCGTCTTCGACCTGTACGTCCTCGTCACCACGGCCAACAGCCCCGACGTCAT GATGCCAGCGTACAACGCCAGCTTCGTCTTCGccatcttcttcatcttgtACATCCTCATCAACACGTACATCTTCATGTCCGTCTTCCTGGCCGTCGTCTACAACAACTACAAGAAGTACCTGAAG GAGGAGGTACGGCAGCTGGTGAGGGCCAAACGCCACAAGATGGTGCGAGCGTTCGCCGTGCTGCAGGAGCGGAGGCAGGAGGGCGGGGACCCCGTGGTGAGCCAGGCTACCTGGAACCAACTGGTCCGACTGGTGCAGCCCGACATCAGCAACGcccacagagagctgctgtggaGCGTCTCCGATGACACGAACCAGGGCTGCATCg GTAAGATGGCGTTCGTCCAGCTCGCCGACCTCCTGAACATCGAAGTCATCACACTCAAGTCGAGACCACACCCGCTCCACAGCGTCTGCCCCACCCTCTACCAGTCGGCCCCCAGCCGCCTGCTCTGCCGAATGGTCCAACACAG GGCCTTCGTGATCGCGTACGACCTGATCATCCTGGTGAACGCAGTGTTCATCGGTCTGGACGAGGAGAATCCCATGATCGCCAACTCCGAGTGGGTTTTTCTGGCTCTCTACCTGCTGGAGATCCTGCTGAAGCTTTACGTGTTTGAGCCCAGAGCGTTTTTCTCCAAACACAGCTTCTGGAACTG CTTGTCCACGTCCCAGATTCTGAGTACGAG gttcGACACCATCATCGTCGTCTCCGCTCTCATCGCCACCATCATCAACTCCGCCACGAAGTCGT CGGGTGGTTACACCAGCCGGCAGATCCTGGACATCGTCTTCATCCTGCGAGTCCTCAGACTGATCCGGGTGGTGGACAGCATTAAAAG GTTTCGTACGATCATCAACACCCTGATCAGGATTGGACCAGCGATCCTCACGTTTGGACAGCTCATCGTT GTGGTTTACTACATCTTTGCCATGGTGGGGATGGAGCTGTTCAAAGGGAAGGTGAAGTTCTACGAGGAGGACTCCACTGACCCGGAGAAGAAGTACTGTGGAAACCCTCTGCTGAAGGGAACGGACTTCGCGCAGCTCAACTACTGCAAGAACAACTTCAACAACGTGGTGTCGTCCTTCGTCCTGCTGGTGGAGCTCACCGTGGTCAACCAGTGGCACG TGCTGAGCAGCGGCTTCGCCACCGTCACCCACGTGTCAGCCAGGATCTTCTTCGTGCTCTTCCACATCATGgtcgtcatcgtcatcatcaa tatCTTCGTGGCGTTCGTCCTCGAGGCGTTCTTCGTGGAGTACTCTGTGGATAAGAGCGACCTGCAGACGTCTCTGGAGAGGAAGATCGAGGAGCTGGAGCTGGCTGTGGCCCA GGAAAAGTTGGAGGACAACTTGGTGAACGCCATGGAAACCATGGACAGTGACCAGGGAACCAGCCAATCAGCAAACAATAAACCTGCCCTGATGTTTAAAATCGCTTCAAAAA ggTATCGGACGGTGGACGCTCTGCTGCAGCGGATGTTCGAGGCCGACCTCGACCCCGAAGACTTCGCCGAGAACGACGATCCTGAAGCTCAGACCAACGGGAGCTTTGCCAACCCGACGTTCAGCTCTGTGTAG
- the tpcn3 gene encoding two pore segment channel 3 isoform X3 yields MIIYGALKASNCYAVRWSRVLRPLLLVNVTEGRQLRRAFRSIRNALPQIFYVFLLFMFSLLIFSLMALKLLGKRGLKTIDGSPYFTDYLDIVFDLYVLVTTANSPDVMMPAYNASFVFAIFFILYILINTYIFMSVFLAVVYNNYKKYLKEEVRQLVRAKRHKMVRAFAVLQERRQEGGDPVVSQATWNQLVRLVQPDISNAHRELLWSVSDDTNQGCIGKMAFVQLADLLNIEVITLKSRPHPLHSVCPTLYQSAPSRLLCRMVQHRAFVIAYDLIILVNAVFIGLDEENPMIANSEWVFLALYLLEILLKLYVFEPRAFFSKHSFWNCLSTSQILSTRFDTIIVVSALIATIINSATKSSGGYTSRQILDIVFILRVLRLIRVVDSIKRFRTIINTLIRIGPAILTFGQLIVVVYYIFAMVGMELFKGKVKFYEEDSTDPEKKYCGNPLLKGTDFAQLNYCKNNFNNVVSSFVLLVELTVVNQWHVLSSGFATVTHVSARIFFVLFHIMVVIVIINIFVAFVLEAFFVEYSVDKSDLQTSLERKIEELELAVAQEKLEDNLVNAMETMDSDQGTSQSANNKPALMFKIASKRYRTVDALLQRMFEADLDPEDFAENDDPEAQTNGSFANPTFSSV; encoded by the exons ATGATCATCTACGGAGCGCTGAAGGCTTCAAACTGTTACGCTGTCCGCTGGTCCAGAGTCCTGCGCCCGCTGCTGCTGGTCAACGTCACAGAGGGACGGCAG ctccGCAGAGCGTTCAGAAGCATCCGGAACGCTCTGCCTCAGATCTTCTACGTCTTCCTGCTCTTCATGTTCAGcctcctcatcttctccctCATGGCCCTCAAACTGCTGGGCAAACG AGGCCTGAAGACGATCGATGGATCTCCGTACTTCACCGACTACCTGGATATCGTCTTCGACCTGTACGTCCTCGTCACCACGGCCAACAGCCCCGACGTCAT GATGCCAGCGTACAACGCCAGCTTCGTCTTCGccatcttcttcatcttgtACATCCTCATCAACACGTACATCTTCATGTCCGTCTTCCTGGCCGTCGTCTACAACAACTACAAGAAGTACCTGAAG GAGGAGGTACGGCAGCTGGTGAGGGCCAAACGCCACAAGATGGTGCGAGCGTTCGCCGTGCTGCAGGAGCGGAGGCAGGAGGGCGGGGACCCCGTGGTGAGCCAGGCTACCTGGAACCAACTGGTCCGACTGGTGCAGCCCGACATCAGCAACGcccacagagagctgctgtggaGCGTCTCCGATGACACGAACCAGGGCTGCATCg GTAAGATGGCGTTCGTCCAGCTCGCCGACCTCCTGAACATCGAAGTCATCACACTCAAGTCGAGACCACACCCGCTCCACAGCGTCTGCCCCACCCTCTACCAGTCGGCCCCCAGCCGCCTGCTCTGCCGAATGGTCCAACACAG GGCCTTCGTGATCGCGTACGACCTGATCATCCTGGTGAACGCAGTGTTCATCGGTCTGGACGAGGAGAATCCCATGATCGCCAACTCCGAGTGGGTTTTTCTGGCTCTCTACCTGCTGGAGATCCTGCTGAAGCTTTACGTGTTTGAGCCCAGAGCGTTTTTCTCCAAACACAGCTTCTGGAACTG CTTGTCCACGTCCCAGATTCTGAGTACGAG gttcGACACCATCATCGTCGTCTCCGCTCTCATCGCCACCATCATCAACTCCGCCACGAAGTCGT CGGGTGGTTACACCAGCCGGCAGATCCTGGACATCGTCTTCATCCTGCGAGTCCTCAGACTGATCCGGGTGGTGGACAGCATTAAAAG GTTTCGTACGATCATCAACACCCTGATCAGGATTGGACCAGCGATCCTCACGTTTGGACAGCTCATCGTT GTGGTTTACTACATCTTTGCCATGGTGGGGATGGAGCTGTTCAAAGGGAAGGTGAAGTTCTACGAGGAGGACTCCACTGACCCGGAGAAGAAGTACTGTGGAAACCCTCTGCTGAAGGGAACGGACTTCGCGCAGCTCAACTACTGCAAGAACAACTTCAACAACGTGGTGTCGTCCTTCGTCCTGCTGGTGGAGCTCACCGTGGTCAACCAGTGGCACG TGCTGAGCAGCGGCTTCGCCACCGTCACCCACGTGTCAGCCAGGATCTTCTTCGTGCTCTTCCACATCATGgtcgtcatcgtcatcatcaa tatCTTCGTGGCGTTCGTCCTCGAGGCGTTCTTCGTGGAGTACTCTGTGGATAAGAGCGACCTGCAGACGTCTCTGGAGAGGAAGATCGAGGAGCTGGAGCTGGCTGTGGCCCA GGAAAAGTTGGAGGACAACTTGGTGAACGCCATGGAAACCATGGACAGTGACCAGGGAACCAGCCAATCAGCAAACAATAAACCTGCCCTGATGTTTAAAATCGCTTCAAAAA ggTATCGGACGGTGGACGCTCTGCTGCAGCGGATGTTCGAGGCCGACCTCGACCCCGAAGACTTCGCCGAGAACGACGATCCTGAAGCTCAGACCAACGGGAGCTTTGCCAACCCGACGTTCAGCTCTGTGTAG